AGATGACTTAATAGAATCTCTACGGTCAGACGTAACATCCAGAGAAATAGAGTTAGAAAATGTGCTAGCTACTAATCTAAAGGCTTTGTCAGAGAAAAATGAAGCCGAAAGGCGGATTAGAGCAGAAAAAGAGCGATTGTGTATGACTATAGGTCTTAAAAACGAAGAATTGGAAGAATTGCAAAAAAGATTAACAGACATGTAATGCGAGAACGAGCAAGTGATCAATGAAGTCAACAATAACGTGACCAAAAAATTGGAGGAGCTAGAGACGATAAAACCACAACTTTCGCAAGCTGCGATTGATCATGAAGATAAGTTAAAGCAAATCACAGAAGAACACAAAAGAGAAATGCATGATTTTGAAATTCGGGTTTCAGATTTACTAACAGAAATTGAAAATATAGACAAAGACATATCAGACTTATCGCAGCTTGTGGAAACCaatcataataataataaagaacaGGACAGTAAAATTAATAGTATCATTCAAGAATTGTCTGAATCTAAAAATCAGATACAGACTCAGTTAGACAGTAATAAAAAAACTAATTGAAAATATAAGTGTGATTACTAACGAAAATAAAATTATGCAAGAGAAATTAAAGGATGCTGATAAACAAGTCGAAATACTTTCTACTGAAAAAGAGAAGTTGACAACGAATTAGCTGCTGTGGTTGCAAATTCGGGAGATTCCAGTAAAAAATTAGCCGAATTAACTACAGTAATTAACGAAAAAGAAAGCGCATATGAATCAAAAAACACGCAACACAAAACTAAAATACAGGAATTGGAAAACGCTCTTCAAGCACTTCAAAAGACTAATGAAGAACTTAACGGTTCTAACCATCATCGTCTCTtcgaaattatattataatagacgtataacttcttacgtgcatacaaagtacacacacattcttttttaattcgCAGCTAATTTGTTGATAATAATTAAGGAACCTAATtaacgccattttaaagaatgggttttgtattttttttgtcaaaaaaattgcacaaacattgtacctccATAGGACCctctacgaattttcaaaaatgtggTTCAAGTGGTGACTAGTGCAGTCACACTCAATTCCTAATACGGTGGTCGGCTTTTGAATCACTAATTTCCTTATATGGTCATCAGCTTGGGATAGAGTCGATACGGAGATACTGGTAGTTCGGTGATGACATATAAACACAGCGGAATGCGATAGATAATTAATTGGTATCGTAAGTTCGTGGCGAAAAGTAATATAATTTGGTGTGTCATTGATTTTGACCACTGTAAACGAGTTtggatattaaaataaatatatttttgtaattagaCGATAATAAGTAAAAACGTCGATTATGGCTTTAATATTTCGGTATCCTTCATGGAGTTATACCAAGGAAAGATCTACGATTTACTTAGTGACAAACCAAGAAAAGAAACCACGTTGGAAACCATAGAGAATCCAAATAATGATATCACTATCCCATATTTAACCGAAATAACTGTCCCTGGTGTAAAAACTCTCTTGGAAACCCTGAAAAAGGGTATCAGTATGAGAAAAACCAGTTCAACGACATTTAAAATCATATATCTATTctgttctataattttatttcctttccttttttttaatttttattttctcaCAAATTTAGGCAACCAGTTATACCTTCTTTCTTTTTCTGTATAAAGAAGCACAGGCTAGAGCGATGTACATTTCGGTCATTGGTCGCTGAATTTCGATGTACAATTAGCAAAACACAGCTCTGTAGTGATCTCAAAATAAAACATATCTGATACCAACAGCAAGAACCCCGCAAGAACCTTTtttatagatatatatatatatatatatatatatatatatatatatatatatatatatatatatatatagaatatATCTACGTAGGAACAGggcataattttttttagatatataTAGAATATATCTATGTAGGAACAGGGCAGCATAATTTTTTTAGAGATATATAGAATAGGAAAAGggcacaattttttttagatatataTAGAATTTATCTATGTAGAAACAGGGCATAATTTTTTAGAGATATATAGAATATATCTATGTAGGAACTGGGCATAATAATATCTTTTTAGTTGTAAAAGCTTTAACAGCGAACGGTACGGTCAAGTGGATTTTGACGGTACTTAAAAAATGACGGGTCAGGATTTAAATCAGGATACTATGGATAGGAAATTCTTTTCACGCACCAGGGGTCGATCAAGTGCGACTCTTGCAGGTGTAAGGTAGACCACGGTGTTGGAGAAGGATGTTTATGGGACCCAACCATAACCGTCCACATGAtatgttaaataaattataaacaattaaatatgGCTGGTTACAGAAGAGGTTATACTATGGCTAAGGATAACTTAATCCTCAGTTGGATAGTGAGGTCAAAAGGATATTATCATATGAGAGGCACCATCCTATGGAAGGACCTGGACCATGCTGAGATATTCTCGGAAAACAGGACGTGGCAAAACatgacacatgacagaaactCAAAACAAATGGCTGTTGTTGAAGAGCACTAttgaaatgccgttttcagatttggattccggAGGCAAAATCACATGTGGGTTCATCGGTAGATCGGCTCCAAGTATTATAGCTGCGGCAACGCACAAACGAAAAGACGGCGAATTTGTatatgaaaacaaaattttcgtCGAAAGATATGTCTAAACtgtaatattaaataattaatcttTATTTCAGGTTATACCCTACCTCTCGAATATGAGATTTACGATAAGCGAAGAAGAAAAGAGGAAAATTATGTTGGGGTGGAGCCAGACGGCTCAAGACTTTGTGCCAAGTTCAGATAGTGGATGGTAATTATATTATCTACTATAACTTATACTAACTACAGGGGAACCTCGATAAGTATTAAAAATAGTCAGGcaaccaacttaatttatattggaccacttggcatggattGGCCCTTGAAAGAAGTAGATAACGTTTGGAGCATTTTTTTTATAGTGGTATCCCTTTTAGGCCTATTCCACTCTCATATACATACCTATACAAATATACCTTACAAACATACCTTCGTAAAAACAAGGTCATTACCACTGCACAATAGTTGCAGTGCAACGTCTTTCTCTTTTTCGGAGTTAAGTTAGTTAAGTAGTTAAAAAATCACATGTGGGTTCATCGGTAGATCGTCTCCAAGTATTGTAGCTGCGGCAACGCACAAACGAACAGACTGCGAATTTGTatatgaaaacaaaattttcgtCGAAAGATATGTCTAAACTCTCAACCGAACATATATAAAAGTTTTTACAATTCCATTAATAATGAAGAAAAACATAGAATAATGCAGGGTTGGACCCAGACAGCAAAAAAATTCGAGGAAAGTTGTGACTCTAGGTCAGACAGTTCAGACAGTGAATGGTAATTATATCTATTATAACTTATACTAACCACAGGGGAACCT
This genomic window from Diabrotica virgifera virgifera chromosome 1, PGI_DIABVI_V3a contains:
- the LOC114331016 gene encoding uncharacterized protein LOC114331016 encodes the protein ENEQVINEVNNNVTKKLEELETIKPQLSQAAIDHEDKLKQITEEHKREMHDFEIRVSDLLTEIENIDKDISDLSQLVETNHNNNKEQDSKINSIIQELSESKNQIQTQLDSNKKTN